In one Streptomyces sp. NBC_01288 genomic region, the following are encoded:
- a CDS encoding pentapeptide repeat-containing protein, with product MEDHIAARSDLRGDCERCFGLCCVALPFATSADFALDKAAGTPCPNLQGDHRCGIHAKLRPSGFTGCTVYDCFGAGQRVSQVTFAGQDWRTAPREQARRMFDVFPVVRQLHELLWYLTEALTLPAAGPVHPDLRRALGRTEELTRGTPEELAALDVGAHRQEVNVLLLRSSELVRAGARGKKKERRGADLMGARLRGADLSRANLRGAYLIAADLTGADLRGADLIGADMRDADLTDADLTGAFFLTQPQVNAARGSAGTRLPESVVRPVHWTAGL from the coding sequence ATGGAAGATCACATAGCGGCCCGCTCCGACCTCCGCGGCGACTGCGAGCGCTGCTTCGGCCTGTGCTGTGTGGCACTGCCGTTCGCCACCTCGGCCGACTTCGCGCTCGACAAGGCCGCCGGGACGCCGTGCCCGAATCTTCAGGGCGACCACCGCTGCGGAATCCACGCGAAGCTCCGGCCCAGTGGCTTCACCGGCTGCACGGTCTACGACTGCTTCGGCGCCGGGCAGCGGGTCTCGCAGGTCACCTTCGCCGGCCAGGACTGGCGCACGGCTCCCCGGGAGCAGGCCCGGCGGATGTTCGACGTGTTCCCCGTCGTACGGCAGCTTCACGAACTGCTCTGGTACCTGACCGAAGCGCTCACCCTGCCCGCCGCCGGCCCGGTCCACCCCGACCTGCGCCGGGCCCTCGGCCGTACCGAGGAACTCACGCGCGGGACGCCCGAAGAACTCGCCGCGCTGGACGTGGGCGCGCATCGGCAGGAGGTCAACGTGCTGCTGCTCCGGAGCAGTGAGCTGGTGCGGGCCGGGGCGCGGGGCAAGAAGAAGGAGCGGCGGGGCGCCGACCTCATGGGTGCCCGGCTCAGGGGCGCCGATCTGAGCCGGGCCAATCTGCGCGGTGCCTACCTCATCGCCGCCGATCTCACCGGGGCCGATCTGCGCGGTGCGGATCTGATCGGTGCCGACATGCGGGACGCCGATCTCACGGACGCGGATCTGACCGGCGCCTTCTTCCTCACCCAGCCGCAGGTCAACGCGGCCCGGGGGAGCGCCGGGACCAGGTTGCCGGAGTCAGTCGTCCGTCCCGTGCACTGGACAGCGGGGCTCTGA
- the sigJ gene encoding RNA polymerase sigma factor SigJ: protein MNDEELLADRFEEHRGRLRAVAYRMLGSVPEAEDAVQETWLKLSRTDADDIRNLGGWLTTVVGRVCLDLLRSRTSRREDPMDEAFAETFVPDPLIRPFTELDPEEEVLHADSVGLALLVVLETLEPAERLAFVLHDLFAVPFDDIAPIVERGSAATRQLASRARRRVQGASPSTAPDLARQREIVEAFLAAAREGDFDALVALLHPDVALRADSGALVRGAAASKSMRGAGAVAEQALMFAPFARYAQLALVNGTVGVVNAPEGQVLSVMGVTVADGRITEMYILSDPDRLARLDVSRSVR, encoded by the coding sequence ATGAACGACGAGGAACTTCTGGCCGACCGCTTCGAGGAGCACCGGGGCCGGCTGCGCGCGGTCGCCTACCGCATGCTGGGCTCGGTGCCGGAGGCGGAGGACGCCGTCCAGGAGACGTGGCTGAAGCTCAGCCGGACCGACGCGGACGACATCAGGAACCTCGGCGGCTGGCTGACCACGGTCGTCGGCCGGGTCTGCCTCGACCTGCTGCGCTCCCGTACGTCACGCCGCGAGGACCCCATGGACGAGGCCTTCGCCGAGACCTTCGTCCCCGACCCCTTGATCAGACCGTTCACGGAGCTGGACCCGGAGGAGGAGGTACTCCACGCCGACTCGGTGGGCCTCGCCCTCCTCGTCGTCCTGGAGACCCTGGAACCCGCCGAACGGCTCGCGTTCGTCCTGCACGACCTGTTCGCGGTGCCCTTCGACGACATCGCCCCGATCGTGGAACGCGGCTCGGCCGCCACCCGCCAACTGGCCAGCAGGGCCCGCCGCCGAGTCCAGGGCGCGAGCCCGTCGACCGCCCCCGACCTCGCCCGCCAGCGCGAGATCGTCGAGGCCTTCCTCGCCGCCGCCCGCGAGGGCGACTTCGACGCCCTCGTAGCCCTCCTCCACCCGGACGTGGCCCTGCGCGCCGACTCCGGAGCCCTCGTGCGGGGCGCCGCCGCGTCCAAGTCGATGCGCGGCGCGGGCGCGGTCGCCGAACAGGCGCTCATGTTCGCCCCGTTCGCCCGCTACGCCCAACTCGCCCTCGTCAACGGCACGGTGGGCGTCGTCAACGCTCCCGAGGGACAGGTCCTCTCGGTCATGGGCGTCACCGTCGCCGACGGCCGGATCACCGAGATGTACATCCTGTCCGACCCGGATCGGCTGGCGCGCCTCGATGTGAGCAGGTCAGTACGCTGA
- a CDS encoding carbon-nitrogen hydrolase family protein — MTARRNFKRQVRARAAKTGESYTTALRHFRPTPSGDVMPEARNTRSVRLAVAQTPVREDPRDVEALRESGREVRALMREASAQGARITHFPEGAICFPNKFVMSVDGPDAVGPADWDRCQWPVLQAELAAIAELAGELRLWTVVPSVHRLTGPNRPHNSLYVISDRGEVVTRYDERLLSRTKVSYMYSPGVSPVTFEVDGMRFGCLLGMEIHYPELFAEYEESDVGCVLFSTSGTPGNIAAQAQGHAAVNSYWVSLSVPAQHSGTAPSGIVAPNGHWLARCPSDDSASVAFVNLDDSSEAAADAVTYGRPWRREARAGVYTEHRVTDPRSEDRTAAF; from the coding sequence ATGACAGCCCGTAGGAACTTCAAGCGCCAGGTGCGCGCCCGCGCCGCCAAGACCGGCGAGTCCTATACGACCGCCCTCCGGCACTTCCGTCCGACTCCATCAGGAGACGTCATGCCGGAAGCAAGGAACACCAGGAGCGTGCGGCTCGCCGTGGCGCAGACCCCCGTACGCGAAGACCCCCGAGACGTCGAAGCGCTGCGCGAGAGCGGGCGTGAGGTCCGTGCGCTGATGCGCGAGGCCAGTGCTCAGGGGGCGCGGATCACGCACTTCCCGGAAGGCGCGATCTGCTTTCCCAACAAGTTCGTCATGTCCGTCGACGGCCCGGACGCGGTCGGCCCGGCGGACTGGGACCGGTGCCAATGGCCGGTTCTCCAGGCGGAGTTGGCCGCGATCGCCGAGCTGGCCGGCGAGCTGCGGTTGTGGACGGTGGTCCCATCGGTGCACCGCCTGACGGGCCCGAACCGTCCGCACAACAGCCTCTACGTCATCTCCGATCGCGGCGAGGTCGTCACGCGCTACGACGAGCGCCTGCTGTCGAGGACGAAGGTCTCGTACATGTACTCGCCGGGCGTCTCACCGGTGACCTTCGAGGTCGACGGGATGCGCTTCGGCTGCCTGCTCGGCATGGAGATCCACTACCCGGAACTGTTCGCGGAGTACGAGGAGTCGGACGTCGGCTGCGTCCTGTTCTCGACCAGCGGCACCCCGGGCAACATCGCCGCCCAGGCCCAGGGCCATGCCGCGGTCAACAGCTACTGGGTGAGCCTGTCGGTGCCCGCGCAGCACAGCGGCACCGCACCGTCCGGGATCGTCGCTCCCAACGGGCACTGGCTCGCGCGGTGCCCCTCGGACGACTCGGCGTCGGTGGCCTTCGTGAACCTCGACGACAGTTCGGAGGCCGCCGCCGACGCGGTGACCTACGGCCGTCCCTGGCGTCGTGAGGCACGCGCGGGCGTCTACACCGAGCACCGGGTGACCGACCCGCGCAGCGAGGACAGGACGGCGGCCTTCTAG
- a CDS encoding cytochrome P450 has product MAETTTATPTALPKGFRGAEQGWPHLDRIPHPPRRVPLLGDVLGADRRTPLQDTLRYARQLGPIFRRKAFGKEFVFVWGADLVADMADESRFAKHVGLGVANLRPVAGDGLFTAYNHEPNWQLAHDVLAPGFSREAMAGYHPMMLSVAERLTDSWDRELTAGRSVDVPADMTKLTLETISRTGFGHDFGSFERDRPHPFVTSMVGTLSYAQRLNSVPSPLAPLLLRSATRRNEADIAYLNRTVDEMVRTRREASGTGDGDLLDRMLDTSHPETGERLSPENVRRQVITFLVAGHETTSGSLSFALHYLARHPDIAARARAEVDQVWGDTQIPGYEQVAKLRYVRRILDESLRLWPTAPAYAREATRDTELTGVHPMRRGGWALILTPMLHRDPEVWGADAEEFDPDRFDAKAVRSRAPHTFKPFGTGARACIGRQFALHEATLVLGLLLRRYELRPDPAYRLRVTERLTLMPEGLRLHLDRRTTAAAPAPVTVPDEARSEPRCPVHGTDD; this is encoded by the coding sequence ATGGCGGAGACGACGACGGCGACGCCGACCGCGCTGCCGAAGGGATTCCGGGGCGCCGAGCAGGGCTGGCCCCACCTCGACCGCATCCCGCATCCCCCGCGCCGGGTCCCGCTGCTCGGTGACGTCCTAGGTGCCGACCGCCGCACCCCCCTCCAGGACACGCTGCGCTACGCCCGTCAGCTGGGCCCGATCTTCCGGCGGAAGGCGTTCGGCAAAGAGTTCGTGTTCGTGTGGGGCGCCGATCTGGTCGCCGACATGGCGGACGAGTCGCGGTTCGCCAAGCATGTCGGTCTCGGGGTCGCGAACCTGCGGCCGGTCGCGGGGGACGGGCTGTTCACGGCGTACAACCACGAGCCCAACTGGCAGTTGGCGCACGACGTCCTGGCCCCCGGCTTCAGCCGCGAGGCGATGGCGGGCTACCACCCGATGATGCTGTCCGTGGCGGAGCGCCTCACCGACAGCTGGGACCGCGAACTGACGGCCGGACGCTCGGTGGACGTCCCCGCCGACATGACCAAGCTGACCCTGGAGACGATCTCGCGCACCGGCTTCGGCCATGACTTCGGCTCCTTCGAACGCGACCGCCCGCACCCCTTCGTGACGTCGATGGTGGGCACGCTCAGCTACGCACAGCGCCTCAACTCCGTGCCGTCGCCGCTGGCCCCGCTCCTGCTGCGCAGCGCAACTCGCCGCAACGAAGCGGACATCGCCTACCTCAACCGCACGGTCGACGAGATGGTGCGGACCCGCCGCGAGGCGAGCGGAACCGGCGACGGCGACCTCCTGGACCGCATGCTCGACACGAGCCACCCCGAGACCGGCGAACGCCTCTCCCCCGAGAACGTCCGCCGCCAGGTCATCACCTTCCTCGTCGCCGGCCACGAGACGACCTCGGGCTCCCTGTCCTTCGCCCTGCACTACCTCGCCCGCCACCCGGACATCGCGGCCCGCGCCCGCGCCGAGGTGGACCAGGTGTGGGGCGACACGCAGATCCCGGGCTACGAGCAGGTCGCCAAGCTGCGCTACGTCCGCCGGATCCTCGACGAGTCGCTGCGGCTCTGGCCGACGGCCCCCGCGTACGCCCGTGAGGCCACCCGTGACACCGAACTGACCGGGGTCCACCCGATGCGCCGGGGCGGCTGGGCGCTGATCCTCACGCCGATGCTGCACCGCGACCCCGAGGTGTGGGGCGCGGACGCCGAGGAGTTCGACCCGGACCGCTTCGACGCCAAGGCGGTACGCTCCCGCGCCCCGCACACCTTCAAGCCGTTCGGGACGGGCGCGCGGGCCTGCATCGGCCGCCAATTCGCCCTGCACGAGGCGACGTTGGTCCTGGGCCTGCTGCTGCGCCGCTACGAACTGCGCCCCGACCCGGCGTACCGCCTGCGTGTGACCGAACGTCTGACGCTGATGCCGGAGGGCCTGCGCCTGCACCTCGACCGCCGCACCACGGCAGCGGCCCCCGCACCGGTCACGGTCCCCGACGAGGCGCGGTCAGAGCCCCGCTGTCCAGTGCACGGGACGGACGACTGA